The Solibacillus sp. FSL W7-1436 genome window below encodes:
- the yneA gene encoding cell division suppressor protein YneA, translating into MKKFKLNGFTSMFLLFSVLMMALFMMQDDKIELYEHVSIEHGDTLWSLAEQYRGKMAKHDWIDEVKKENGMLDEKVLLGQVLVVPVEKDSQYIAQLNESSDMQLIKVARGNNDKN; encoded by the coding sequence ATGAAAAAATTTAAATTAAACGGCTTCACATCAATGTTTCTACTATTCTCTGTACTTATGATGGCTTTATTCATGATGCAGGATGATAAAATCGAATTATACGAACACGTAAGCATCGAACATGGCGATACTTTATGGTCGTTGGCAGAACAATATCGTGGTAAAATGGCTAAGCATGATTGGATCGATGAAGTGAAAAAGGAAAATGGAATGCTGGATGAAAAAGTTCTTTTAGGACAAGTATTGGTTGTACCTGTAGAAAAAGATTCACAATACATTGCTCAGCTGAATGAATCCTCCGATATGCAATTGATTAAAGTAGCGAGAGGGAACAATGATAAAAACTAA
- the lexA gene encoding transcriptional repressor LexA, with product MTQKISKRQQAILTFIKEEVRAKGYPPSVREIGEAVGLASSSTVHGHLARLESKGLIRRDPTKPRAIEILDQEEMNVAKQGVIHVPLIGKVTAGLPISAIEDIQEYFPLPDAYGSPEEELFMLEIMGESMIEAGILNGDYVIVKKTSTANNGEIVVAMTEDDEATVKRFYKEKTHFRLQPENSSMEPIIVNQVSILGKVVGLYRNIH from the coding sequence TTGACACAAAAAATTTCAAAACGGCAGCAAGCTATTCTAACTTTTATAAAAGAGGAAGTTCGTGCTAAAGGCTATCCGCCATCAGTTCGTGAAATTGGAGAAGCAGTAGGATTAGCTTCCAGTTCAACTGTCCACGGGCATTTAGCCCGTTTAGAAAGTAAAGGGCTTATCCGCCGTGATCCTACAAAGCCGCGTGCAATTGAAATATTGGACCAGGAAGAGATGAACGTCGCGAAACAAGGTGTCATTCATGTTCCGTTAATCGGTAAAGTTACAGCTGGTCTGCCTATTTCCGCAATCGAGGATATTCAGGAATATTTCCCGTTACCTGATGCTTACGGCTCACCGGAAGAGGAATTGTTTATGCTTGAAATCATGGGAGAATCCATGATTGAAGCAGGGATTTTAAATGGGGATTATGTTATCGTTAAAAAAACGTCTACTGCGAACAATGGAGAGATTGTTGTAGCAATGACCGAAGATGATGAAGCGACTGTCAAGCGCTTTTACAAAGAAAAAACTCATTTCCGTCTACAGCCTGAGAATAGCTCGATGGAGCCGATCATTGTCAACCAGGTTTCTATTTTAGGTAAAGTAGTCGGCCTCTACCGAAATATCCATTAA